A section of the Parasteatoda tepidariorum isolate YZ-2023 chromosome 6, CAS_Ptep_4.0, whole genome shotgun sequence genome encodes:
- the LOC107451120 gene encoding uncharacterized protein has translation MKTFILLLCASLILLSHGAPEGQQGSESEGKGGAQGGGEGGANAGGGASAGLGFSMGGGMGAGADAGMSGGAEGSGGAGAGGGQ, from the coding sequence atcCTACTTTTGTGTGCTTCACTTATTTTACTGAGCCATGGCGCACCTGAAGGTCAACAAGGAAGTGAATCTGAAGGCAAAGGGGGTGCTCAAGGCGGTGGTGAAGGTGGAGCAAATGCTGGAGGTGGTGCTTCAGCTGGATTGGGATTCAGCATGGGAGGTGGAATGGGTGCGGGTGCAGATGCAGGAATGAGTGGAGGCGCTGAAGGTAGTGGTGGTGCTGGAGCTGGTGGTGGACAGTAA